CATAAAATACATTCCAATTTACCCATTCCAAATATCCAATTTGAACGAAATATATTTCGATAGAAATTAGTGCAGTTAAGAATATGAAGAGATGAATAAGTTTACTAAAAATTGAACTAGTAGAGAACAAAATATAAATTAACCATAAAAGTAAGGCTGGCTTGAGTGTCAACTCAGGAATTTTTTGTGTCCAAAAAATCAGTTGGCTTGTAGGATCTTGCTTTGTTAATTTTAAATTTATGTTAATGATTACACCTGAATTTGTAATAAGAATATTGGATAAAAAATAACAACCTAAGACGTTAGTGACGTTCATTTTCTTCATCAAAAAATACAAAGAAATGATAGAAAAAATTGCTAATAGTAGAAAAATCCACAGTGTTTTAATGTTAGTCACCTTCTTTAGTTATCTGTACAGTATTTTATACTTAAAGTTATTTTTTATTAGTGGCTATAGAGCATTTCTTTGTAATGAGGAATGCCAAATAACTCTTTTTATCAAAAATGTATGGAATATTTTGAACTTGCAAAATCCGTTTTGGAACTTTCGGTCAGCCTTATACCAAAATAAATTGTGGCATCTAAACAGAAGACTGGGCATTTTCGCTAAGAATTGTAACGGAAATGTCCAGTCTTCTGTTTATGTGGGTTCTTAAAATTAAAAACCTGCCGCAAAGGGGTAGTCTCAAAAGGTCTTTTCAGAAGCGCCTATTAATGTAAAACCTCATTTACTTATGATAAGGTTCACCGTAACAAATATAGTGTAACTAGCACTGCTTATGGGCAGAATAATCCTAACCTCTTTTGTATACCTTCGTAAACTTCTATTGGCATTTCCTTAATCTTGATATCTTCACCAAGGAAAAGCAGCCAATTTGTTATCTCAGTCAATTCTTCGAGATTATTTACATTGATAAAAGTCTTTAGAATGGCTGTGGCTTGGTAAGGATTCGTATAGGAAATGGATAATTTTAAAGGGTGGTATTTTTTAAACTGGGCAATCGCTTTTGGACCAAGTACAAGGTAAAGGTTGATTACTTCATTCTGCTTACTTAGTTTTTCTAGAATTTTTTTCTTACTCCATCTTTTGTTCGTTGGGCAGGGTTTGACATTGGTGAGATTGTCGACTTGAAAAATCTGCCTCTTTTCTTCCTTTATGTCAAAGCCTTCAATCAGCCAAAGGCTTTTTTCACGATAAAGGTTCAAGAGATAAATAGGATAGGATTTTATTACATTCTCCTCTTTACTGGTAATTATTAAATATCGATCCAAAAGAAGGAGTTGAATGAGTTTTTCTAACATCGGATGTGGGAGGTCTGAAAGATCAAGCAGGTCAGGATTATTCGGGTTGGTCCCTTCGAATAGCAAGATTTGATTTAATAGAACAAGGTCATCTTGCTGGTTTGCGGAGATGAGGCCTAGTAATTTTTCAGCTAAAGATTGACGACTCTTTAAAAAGGGAAGTTGCTGGTTTCTTGTGGCCATAAAGGCAATAAAAAGAGCTTTGACCTCATTATCGGTAAAGCGGACATCGGGCAGGACAGAGTTGTGCATGACAAAATAGCCCCCATCCCTTCCAACTTCAGCAACAAGCGGCATCCCCATGGCTTCAATTTCTCTGATATCTCGAATAGCAGTCGAACGAGAGGTATTAAATTCTTGCATGATTTCAGAAATGGTAAAGTGGGAGCGGTTGTTGATATACCGCATAATGGTATTAATCCGTTCAACTTTTTTCATTCAGCTACGCACCTCCTAAACAGTATCACTTTTTGACATGATTTAAGGTTATTATAAATCCATCGAGTGAAAAGACAAATCATTTGATTAAAATTTTAAAAAAGGAAGGTTTTGAATATGGCAGATTATATTTTAGAAGAAAAAGATAGCTTTACCGTTTTAGGTTTTGGAACCGA
This Neobacillus sp. YX16 DNA region includes the following protein-coding sequences:
- a CDS encoding HTH domain-containing protein, with the translated sequence MKKVERINTIMRYINNRSHFTISEIMQEFNTSRSTAIRDIREIEAMGMPLVAEVGRDGGYFVMHNSVLPDVRFTDNEVKALFIAFMATRNQQLPFLKSRQSLAEKLLGLISANQQDDLVLLNQILLFEGTNPNNPDLLDLSDLPHPMLEKLIQLLLLDRYLIITSKEENVIKSYPIYLLNLYREKSLWLIEGFDIKEEKRQIFQVDNLTNVKPCPTNKRWSKKKILEKLSKQNEVINLYLVLGPKAIAQFKKYHPLKLSISYTNPYQATAILKTFINVNNLEELTEITNWLLFLGEDIKIKEMPIEVYEGIQKRLGLFCP